ACAAATGTTTGTTCAATCATTGCGCATGTGTGAGCTGTCAGCCAGTCAGAATGTACCGCGTGCAAGTCATGCAACGTGTCTCGTATTGCTTGGTCAATGGTCAAGTCACGGAATGAACAACCAATCAAATGTACACGAATATTGCattagtaatttttataaaatagaattttataactagaaattcACTATAGGAAATGTCAGATGAGTGAAGTGTGAACCGTCTATGTTTCGTATCGTTCGTGATATAGTGACGTGTCTCCCATCGTGTCAAGTTTGAAGATTTTCGAGAGGGTgatgtttaattaatcgttTCATGTTAATTACTTGAGAAAAAGATGTTGACGAAGTTCGAGACGAAATCTGCTCGAGTGAAGGGATTGTCCTTTCATCCGAAACGTCCCTGGGTGCTCGCAAGGTGAGTGACAGACATCATTTTAACCTAGCTTCTTGACAATTTGATAAGATTTTAAACATTTGTGCTTATAAAGTGCTCAACTATTTGCAAAATCAAAATtccttgaattatttattatattagaaaattatttgataaggAACTTTATATGATTACACGTTGAGAGGTATAAAATAACCTACGATTTAACGCAGTGTTTTCAGCAATTTAAATGTAGACGATGTTAAAAAGAGAacgatacatataataaatgataccaaatttatttttgtataattccAATAGTATTTACAATTGCAGTAAGGCACATTTTACATATCAAAATTCTatcattattaacataattgtCAATACGTAGAATGCAATGAATTTATACATTCAAGTTACAAATCTTTGCATATATCACATTTTTCAGATGATTTCTACATTGAAGAGCTTGCTTCTGTACTTGCAGGTTCAGTACTTGCTTTGTTTTCTGTAATTTGTTCAACAGAGGTCTCAGATACTTCTGTTGAGCTTATAGACTCAGTCACAATTTTTTCCTTAGCTCTTTCAGATGTAGTGGTGGATTCAAGTTTGTTTGTGGAAGGAGATTCATTTGACAATATTTCTTCAGCTATACCTGTCGTTGTTTCCAAGTTGGATCTTGATTCTACTATGTTGGACTCTGACGCACTAGATTCAGTAGCATTAGCTTGCGAATCTTTAGCAACCAATGAATCcgtaaatgtttttatatcttCAGAAGTTGTCGGTGCAAGCCCGAAGCTACTATCAGAAATTGTGATTGCTGGTTGATAAAATAGTGGCACTGCAGGATTGTAGAAATCAAAATTGTGAAGAGGCAGCTCTAGACGAGCATAAGGATTGTGAGAATAATATTGGTCCTCTATTCTGTTTGATGATATGGGATATTGTGCATGTACTGTTGGAAGCAGGTTCAATAAATTTGGTCTAAATGCTGAATAAGGTACACGTACAAAGGAAACATGCTGAGGAGCTACTTGATAATCaacaaaattatcatttacTTCAGAAGTTTTGGACAGCTCTTTTTCTTCACTGAGAATTTCAACACTTGATTCAAGATTTTCATGTTTAGTCATGTTTGTTTCAACTTTTTTGAGTGTAATTTCTGAAGACGTTGATGTCTCTGGGATTTTATTCAACGTATCTCTTTGTAAATATCTGTCAGGCATAGTCTTGCCACTGGCTTTATAAATCagattcatttcatttttcaatctGCTCACGGAGTCGACGCCGGTTGTAAAAACAACATTACTTCCATCGCCATTAAGATCTTGAGTTGCATAGGAGTATCCACTAAAAGTAGGATTAGACTCAGATGCTGTATATATCAATCTTGAGGTTGTAGAAAAAGCCAGGGTGCTTTCATATGGAACAGAGTACGTTCTCACTGATGCATCTAgcaaaaactgaaaaaataagaaatatatatataattaacttgAGCACATAAATCATTAATCTTTTGCCAATGCAGTGactaatttatttgcattttatgataaattacaTGCCAAAGTcgagtttattaaaataattggtcattaaaataattattgataattttgagacatttaatttactttttttattgaaacgcaAATATATACTTACGATAATAATAGCAAAAAGCTGAAGGAGCACCATTCTCGAGTGTGGAGAAAGGGATGTGAACTTAATGAAATTAAGGAGCGGACTGCCAGGATGCTGTAATGATGTGTGATCTATATACACAGCGTTCAACATGTATTTAGCACTCCCACCACTTCTCGCGCGTACACCTCTGCTTCAGATGACCTGATTCCGTAGAATAATGTCCCGAGGGGGTATCTCTGTTCTGTTGATTGTCATCGTGTGCGTTGAAATTATGCGGCGCATATAAGATCGAATTTCGGATAGTCTTATCATACATCTTGATGGATCTGCATCGTGAGCAAAAACGTCGTCTAGTTTCCAAGAATAATTTAACTGCTTTcctcataaatattaatgcaatcTTGAAAAGAGTGAGCAGTATGTATGTTGTAaagttacatataaatatatgtaactatatatattattttagactTATATCTCTTCtctaaacatttattttaaactgaataattaaaagctaaatatataatacttaattgtatgttgtattttattgaaattatattattaaaattaaaaaaataaaaaattgatatttcactttaattattatacttttaacaCTTGATACGATACATAGATTTACTATTAGCatgaaatatattctaatcggaatttaatatgcattctaaaaaaagatttaaaatcaatttaatgaaGAACTTAGCAAGTCTGATTTTTTTGTTCGGTATGCATGGGTAAGTTTGTCAagcagttacttaatattcaTGCATATATTAAAGGATTGCCAATAGGAGGCCGAATTGAAGGAACCAAAACCGATTGTGTGTTATTTTAGTATTCAAATCGAGTAATGGGTGTACCACGCCCTGTCTTCTCAGATAATGAAAACAAGCAAACAAGAGGTGTCCATATGGTTTGCGAAGattcatcaatttttatcaaaaatacgCATAGTTAAACAGATAATCTAttacgaaatttatttaaagatattgaatattttcctaaagataataaaattaatctttagGTGCaggattatttttatctgtaaATTCGCATTGTTTCGATTTCCTTGTAGTGAGACACCCTATATGAAGGCGTAGGCTCGAAATCCAGTTTCCGACCTTTCCAATCCAGTGTGACCTCTATACTTATGCCTCACTTTATAATCCAGTGCAATCcatacaaaaaataatcgtataaaCCACCGGCTTTCGCAATTTGGGGCACTCGTAAAGTTCCTTATTCAGTTTATGACAGTTGGGAAAATAATACTTATGGTACGCAAACAAGTGAAGTAATTTCATGATTGGCGCCGTACGTGGAATAAAGTACACTTTCAGTTTTCACTTACAGAAAATTATACAGAagttaaatatcaataaaggaacagaaaattatataaacgcAGAATTAAAtctcatattaaataattaagaataaaaaataaatctaaattcatttaaagcagatttatatttcacacaTTCGCGTTgtgttttatacaaatatcaaaaatcttttaatataatcgatTTTTCCTAAACATGTTATTCtaaatcttaataatttattaacaaaattgcaGTTTGCACAATGGCGTTATCCAATTATGGGACTACCGCATGTGTACCCTGCTCGACAAATTCGACGAGCACGACGGGCCGGTGCGAGGTATATGCTTCCACAATCAGCAACCTCTGTTCGTGTCCGGCGGTGACGATTACAAGATTAAAGTCTGGAACTACAAGCAACGGAGATGTATCTTCACCCTGCTGGGTCACCTGGATTACATCAGGACTACCATGTTCCATCAGGAGTATCCCTGGATACTTAGCGCCTCGGACGATCAGACTATCCGGATCTGGAACTGGCAGAGTCGCACCTGCATCTGCGTGTTAACTGGGCATAATCATTATGTAATGTGCGCCCAATTCCATCCCACGGAAGATATTATCGTGTCAGCTTCGCTGGATCAAACAGTCCGCGTGTGGGATATCTCTGGTTCGTGCAAAATTACGTGCCAAAATTATTCACATTGTTACACATTTGTACAACAATCacaacattaataattgaaacaaATGGTGATTGCAGGATTGCGCAAGAAGAACGTGGCGCCAGGCCCGGGCGGCCTTGAGGACCACCTGAAGAACCCAGGGGCGACCGACTTGTTTGGCCAGGCCGACGCGGTGGTCAAGTACGTCTTGGAAGGTCACGACAGAGGCGTTAATTGGGCGTGCTTCCACGGAACGTTGCCGCTAATCGTCTCCGGAGCCGATGACCGGCAGATCAAAATGTGGCGAATGAATGATGCCAAGGCCTGGGAAGTGGACACTTGTCGCGGTCACTACAACAACGTATCCTGTGTGCTGTTCCACCCTAGGCAGGATCTTATCCTGTCCAACTCGGAGGATAAGAGTATCAGAGTGTGGGACATGACGAAGCGCACATGTTTGCACACGTTCCGCAGGGAGCACGAAAGGTTCTGGGTGCTCGCCGCTCATCCGACTCTCAATCTCTTCGCTGCCGGTCACGACTCTGgcatgattatttttaaacttgAACGAGAGCGTCCTGCGTACGCGGTTTACGGTAATCTTTTGTATTACGTAAAGGACCGGTTCCTTCGTAAGCTGGACTTTACCACGTCCAAGGATACGTCGGTGATGCAGATTCGAAGTGCAGGGAAGACGGGACCTTACAGTATGTCGTACAATCAGGCTGAAAACAGCGTTTTGATTTGCACGAGGTCGCCTTCGAATATCGAGAACAGCACTTATGATCTGTACATGATACCTCGTGAGGGGGATTCGAACACGGATGCTGAAGCCAAGCGAGCGTCCGGCTATACTGCCACCTGGGTCGCCAGAAATCGATTTGCTGTATTGGACAGAGCGTATTCGGTaaatcgatatattttataataattttataaatttaaaaatattcaaaaatatttaataattaatatttttatttaaattattaatatttaataatttaattgtctAAACtagttaatttaaattaatttaaaattacatgCATTTTATTCTTGTATTATTTTCGTAAATTTCTCTTACTATTTGTTAATATAACTAATGGATATTTCTCTTTCCAGTTAGTTATCAAGAACTTGAAGAACGAGGTCACAAAGAAGGTCCAGATTCCCAACTGcgacgaaatattttatgctggCACAGGCATGCTGCTTCTCCGCGACGCGGAACAGGTAACGCTGTTCGACGTGCAGCAGAAGAGAACCTTGGCGGAAGTGAAAATCTCTAAATGCAGATACGTCGTCTGGTCCAGCGACATGTCGCATGTTGCTCTGCTGGCCAAGCATACCGTCAACATCTGTAACCGGCGTTTGGAGTCTCTCTGTTCCGTGCACGAGAACACCAGAGTCAAGTCTGGAGCTTGGGACGACTCTGGCGTGTTCATTTATACGACCAGCAATCACATCAAGTACGCGATTAGCAATGGCGATCATGGTATCATCCGCACGCTCGATCTACCGATCTACGTTACGAGAGTGAAAGGCAATCAGGTTTACTGCTTGGACCGAGAATGCAGACCGCGGATTCTCCGAATAGACCCGACCGAATACAAATTCAAGCTTGCGTTGATTAACAGAAAGTACGAAGAAGTTTTGCACATGGTTCGCAATGCGAATCTCGTCGGGCAATCGATCATAGCATACCTGCAGCAAAAGGGATACCCGGAGGTGGCGCTCCACTTCGTAAAAGATGAGAAAACCAGGTTCGGTCTCGCGCTCGAATGCGGTAACATCGAGGTCGCGCTAGAAGCCGCAAGGTCGCTGGACCAAAAATCTTGCTGGGAAAGTTTAGCGCAAACTGCCTTGCTGCAAGGCAATCACCAAGTGGTGGAGATGTGCTATCAAAGAACCAAGAACTTTGAGAAGCTGTCCTTCCTCTATCTCATCACCGGCAACTTGGAGAAGCTGCGTAAGATGATCAAGATTGCGGAAATTCGAAAGGATGTGTCTGGACAGTATCAAGGAAGTTTACTGCTTGGCGACATTTACGAGCGAGCCAAGATTTTGCGGGTAAATATTgctatcaattaaaattatataataaacaaatttatattttatgacaatattgtataataatttttctacttgaatttttttatcgtgtAGAGCTGCGGGCAAGCATCATTGGCGTACGTTACCGAGAAGATCCACGGGATATCGAACGAAGAGGACGACGCTCAGTATGAGTCAATGAGCGAGGAACTTTCCGCGTTGGAGAAGGGCGCGATATACCTCCGTCCACCCGTGCCTATTCAGCAAGCCGAGAACAACTGGCCGCTGCTGACCGTCTCCAAGGGCTTCTTCGAGGGCGCGATGATGTCCCGCAGCAGGACTCAGGTAGCCGCTGCTCTAGCTCTGGAAGATGATGGCACAGCAACACCCGAGGGATGGGGCAACGACGAAGAACTCGGCATCGACGACGAGGAAGGCGTAGACGCAGAGATCGCGCCGGACGGCGAGGAGAATCCCGGATGGGACGTCGAGGACGTCGATCTGCCACCAGAACTCGAGGCTGCAACGACCACCAATGAGGAGGGCTACTACTCCCCGCCTACCAAGGGAACTTCACCGACGCAGCATTGGATGAACAATTCCAAGCTAGTGGTCGATCACATACTGGCCGGCTCGTTCGAGTCTGCCTTCAGATTGTTGCACAACCAGGTCGGCGTGGTCGAGTTCGAACCTTATCAGTCCCTGTTCTTGAACACGTTCGCTCGTTCGAGAACGTCTTACGCCTGTCTGCCCAACGTGCCATCGTTGTACGGGTACCCTCAAAGAAACTGGAAAGATGCCACACCGAAAACCAGCGTGCCCGCGATAGGACTGCACCTCTCCGATCTGGTTCAGCGTCTTCAAGTGTGCTACCAGTTGACGACCAACGGCAAGTTCACCAAGGCGATAGAGAAGCTGCAGGAAATCCTGCTGAGCATACCGTTGCTCGTTGTGGACACCAGACAAGACATCGCGGAAGCGCAGCAGCTGATTCAGATCTGTCGCGAGTACATCCTGGGTCTGAAGATGGAGACTGAACGCAAGAGCCTGCCGAGAGGCACGCTAGCCGAGCAGAAGAGGATCTGCGAGATGGCAGCGTACTTCACGCACTGTAATCTGCAACCCGTACATCAGATTCTCACTCTTCAAGTCGCTGTGAACTTGTTCTACAAGTTGAAGAATTACAAAACCGCCGGTTCGTTCGCGAGAAGATTACTCGAGCTCGGACCAAATCCTGAGCTTGCACAGAAGATTCGGGTCCTCTTACAGGTaccttaatttttattcttttttttattctcaatttttattctaaCTTAACATTTGCATAGCTGGcatttatatgttaataaaaaaatgcgattCTTGTTTCAGTCTTGCGACAAGAACCCCGTCGACGAGCATAAATTAGCGTACGACGAGCACAATCCGTTCTCATTATGCGCAAGCACGTTCATGCCCATCTACAAAGGCAAGCCGGAAGTAAAGTGTCCCTTATGCGGTGCGAGCTATAATCCGCAGTTCAAAGATACGGTGTGCAAGATATGTGAAGTTGCCATGATAGGCAAAGAACATTAAACGTCTTTTATTGTTATCGTATTCTGTTAGTGTTATAAGTAACAGATTTATTCACGTGCAAATTGATTAAGATCATATGTACATTAGTAGATAGATTATCTTGTGAATTTTAACTTGCTCCAGTAAGAtatgataaaacaagatttGCTTCAAACGATTTAGAGCTGTACTCGATCTTGGAACatcaaagataaaattaacatgtcgagaataatataatgctaaaaattaaaaacgatagaatttattttcaactCTGATAGAGTTATTTACACTCGATCATTCCCAGAAGTGAATAGAAATGACTTAACAAACCCGGAATTAAATATTGTCCGTTAACTAAGACATTATTACAATGTaagcttattttattttatacttttattgggTGTCTAATTGAGCTCATCACATCTGAATATAAGTTTTGCATATTGTTAAAAtcaaagtaatataaaattcgatGTCCATCAAATACATGAGAAGGTTTCTATCCTAGCTATAAGttgtaagaaaatataaacaatatttatgtaattctgtttataaataaaatcttattgatttatatataatgaaaatttcacacatatatatacatcataGGCACAACacgtaaaatcattttttcgtTTAATATAAATCTGCAAAATATTCGTTTTCAATCAcattaaagatacaaaaatcGTTCATtgattgtttatttaaatatctccGATACCGCTGTTCTTATTTACTTAACGTCATGTCCATGTTTACTTAATAACGGGTTGCGTACAGGAAACACAACCTCAAAACAACGTTGTACAAgagttatataaattgtatttcctTCCGCTCATCAAGTACGTTTGCAACATGTTCAGTGAGTCGACGCTATATTTATGAGCAGTTTATATCGTAACTATACTTAACAATCACTTTTCGCTCAGTGAGCGCTCACTCAACAGTTGCACAACGGTTCGCGTCTCCCGAGCGCGCTCATCGTTcgaaagaaaatgataataaaagtaaGAGAACATTTGATTGGTCCTCTCGTGGACAAGTAGCTATCAGTATTAAAAACTCTCCCCGAATAGATCAATTCGAACATAAAAAACATCGGACAAAAAAGCTTAAAAACAAAACTGAAtcaaatttaaagaaaaaccGGAGAAGAATCTTTCCTCGAACTCGAAAAGGAGAAACGTAGATcgaatcgattaatcgatcgaACACCGCTTGTCCCTAGGAGCGCGTCGGTTGGCAGCGCACTTGTTACCGACGCTAGTTGTGTGCAATGGTGGACGAGGATCGCGGAGGCCGCTTGTGCGCGCCGTCAAGCTACTGACTGTTCCGGCCGTTTCTCCGATAAGTACGACGGAATCGCTCGCCGTCGGTGGCTCGTCGTCGCGTCTCGCCCACGGCAAGCACGGTGCCGCGAATTCGTTCGTCTCGCCCGGCGTCGCTCGGCAGTGCCATAGTGATATCTCGTAGCCCCGCCGTTTTTCGTCCGTTTTGACACAGGTTTCACCGCGGGACAGCGGTCGGCGGGAGCGGAAGGGTAGGAGGTGGAAGAGGggggagagagcgagcgagcgagagagaaagagtgctGGCGCGCTGCTCGGCGCGCCTCGTTAATCTCGACGCCGTCGACTTCGAGGGACTCGAAATAGCGGAGGATGATACGGGCATGAACGCGAGATGAGCGATTCGCGTCGCGGCAGCGAGCGCGTATCCGCCCGGGCTCCGGCGTGCGGTTGAGTGCCCGCTCTACACTCCGCGTTGCCAGTGCCGTAAACAGTGCGCACGTAAATACAGGAGACACGCATACATACGCGCAGGCGCGCAGCACACATAGTGCGCGTCTCTCCCTCTGTGTGTACGTGTTGCGCGCTGCGGGAACATACACTATTCCCACAGCGGCGACTCTCGGTGCCTGACGAATTCCGTTCGTCCGCCGCTTTTATCGCAAGGTGTGACACGTACGTGCGGAACTTGTGTCCGAGCGTGTCGATCGGCACCCGTGGAACGTTACACGCCGATATTCTCGTGAATTCGAATGTTTGCGGGAGGTGCTCGGTTCGCGCACCGTAGAGAGGTTAGAATCGTGCCGTGAGATCTCGAGTGCAGCGGGAGCGTCCGAGGAACGCCCGAGCGAGCGGCCAGTTTTGACGTAAttcgaatttatattttaccgtGGTCGTTGCGGACTGTATCGACGACCGTTGCAACAACTCGAACGATCGCGAATCGCGGTTTCTGTGATAAGTGAGAGGATCGTGAGTAAGGACGCTCGCCGGATAATCGGCCGAATATCGCGGACGCATTATCGCCGCGGAGGTAACTCgtgcggtggcggtggcggtggcggtggtgtaCGATCGCGCAGTATGAAAAAATGATGTGATCGACGGTCATCATGGCGGCACCCATGCTAAAGTGGAAGCGGATCGCGAATCCGACCGGACCCCAGCCGAGACCCAGGCATGGCCACCGGGCGGTCTCCATTAAGGACCTTATGGTCGTTTTCGGCGGCGGTAACGAGGGCATCGTCGACGAACTGCATGTGTACAACACAGGTGAGTCGCGCTCGCCTGCGCTCAGCAGCTCAGCTGCCGTGCGTCCCTTTCGGTGCGCGCCGTTCCTGACGATTCCCGCTAACCAATATGGCGGCATACGTTGACAAGACGGTCACCGGCCGGATCCACGGTCGAACACGCCGATTCCGCGTCCGGAACGTTACGGACGCCGGTCGGCCCGCGTGTTCGCCGTCGGGCGCGATCGCCCGAACGTTCCGGGGGGTTCGTGGCGGCCGTTCGGCCCCGGTGGATCCGCGAAATCGCCGCGATCTGTCAGTCTACATGTTTGTATGCGCGGGAGCGGCCATTGCTGTCTCCAACGCCCCCTCCCGCGCTTCCGAGCGTATAGTGTTGCGGCGCGCCGCGTTTCCCGTCGTTCCACGTTCGCGCTTCTCggctttctttctccttttttcttttcatgcccgttcctccccctctctctctttgttcctCCCGCAAAGCGTCTGCATATCCTTTGCCGCGTCACACGGATGCACACACATGCCGTCTCTCTCAAACTTTACGTCGCTATCCAttgtgcgcgtgcgtgcgccGCTGCGCGCATTTCGAGCTTGATTTCGAAATGTTTgtcctcgcgcgcgagttcgcCATGGTAACAACGGGGAGTGCGTATGGATCTGTTCCTTTTCCTGTTTGTGTTTCGATTTTCGCTcagtttcttccttttctttctttcttttgttctACTGTAGCTGAGTTTCATCGTTGTCATGTTCAGTCCGTATTATAGAATTTGatgtaaaaaggaaagaggTATTATACCTCattgaaaatactttatttataactgcgaaatttatgtatctgtttccaaaatttataaagttatttataaatgaataataaaattaatttataaatgaataatacaaaCTTCGTGTTTGAagtatatcatttataataaataaatgtattcgAGATAATACGCGCACGTGTAATCTTGTATCGCAATATTTATACAAGGTATGCTTTTGCAGCAACAAATCAATGGTTTGTACCATCCACTAAAGGAGATATACCACCGGGATGTGCAGCATATGGTTTCGTTGTTGATGGCACACGTATTTTGGTTTTCGGCGGCATGGTCGAGTATGGTAAATATTCCAATGAATTGTACGAGCTTCAAGCAAGTCGATGGGAGTGGAAACGTTTGAAGCCGAAGCCTCCGAAACACGAGCCCCCGCCATGCCCGCGATTGGGCCACAGTTTCACGCTGATCGGCAATAAGGTCTTCCTTTTTGGGGGTCTGGCAAACGATAGCGACGATCCGAAGAATAATATACCGAGATATCTCAATGATCTGTACACGCTCGAGCTTCTTCCTAACGGCCAAACAGCCTGGGACGTGCCGCAAACGCATGGACACGCACCACCCCCGCGAGAATCCCATACCGGGGTGGCATACACCGATCGTGCCACCGGCAAATCCTGTCTGGTGATTTATGGCGGCATGAGTGGCTGTCGTCTGGGCGACTTGTGGTTTCTCGATGTCGATACCATGACATGGAACAAGCCAATAGTTCACGGTCCTACTCCTCTGCCACGATCACTCCACACTGCCACTTTAATCGGTCATCGAATGTACGTCTTTGGGGGGTGGGTGCCATTGGTCGTCGACGACGTGAAAGTCGCGACACACGAGAAAGAGTGGAAGTGCACAAGCACGCTAGCATGTTTGAATCTGGGTAAGTTGTGTTTGATATTGCATAAAGTTAGAAATTATACAtcataatttatgataaaagaattttattgttaaCATTAACCGAgaacagaaatattaatgtattgaATGTCGAAAAGTATACAAGTCTAAAATTGTTGAGCTggaataatttgtatattgaaatattttcatataaatgttggcatctaataataatcgatttaataatcatgaataaaaaacaattcagAACTCTATTAGGAATTggggaaaaagagaattttcctTGCTTGATACATctgcattatttaaattaattattgttttagaAACTCTTACTTGGGAGCAATTGACTGTTGATTCGCTGGAGGAAAATGTCCCTCGTGCTCGTGCTGGTCATTGTGCAGTCGGTGTACATAGCAGACTCTATGTATGGTCCGGTAGAGACGGTTATCGTAAAGCTTGGAACAACCAGGTTAGGGTTAGTTTTGATTATATGTTTGTCCACTTGACGCCACGCCATTGCATTAACGATACGGTGTCGCGTCCTTTAGGTATGCTGCAAAGATCTCTGGTATCTCGAGGTCAGCAAACCGGCGGCGCCTTCCAGAGTTCAGCTAGTTAGGGCTTCCACGCAAACGTTGGAAGTGAGCTGGACAGCGAGCCCGTCCGCGCAATACTACATCCTTCAAATACAGAAATACGATATGCCACCGGCAGCAGCGAGCGGCACTTTCCCACCAGTTAGCGCGCCGACGTCGAACGTGCCCGTCAGCGCTACGCCTGCTGCAGTAACGAGTCCAGTGATGGCGACGACTCCTGCAACCATACCGGTCACGTCCCCGCCGGTGACTACGGTCGCTGCTCTTCCTTCGAGTACTCCGCCTGCTGCGGCCGCCAGATCATCCGTACCGACAGTAGCGTCAccggcggcagcggcgactcCGTTAAGAGTCCAGTCGGCCGTGCAAAGTCCCGTGCAAAAGACCCTGCCGACGCAAGCGGTGCAGAA
The Ooceraea biroi isolate clonal line C1 chromosome 4, Obir_v5.4, whole genome shotgun sequence genome window above contains:
- the LOC105283852 gene encoding coatomer subunit alpha; protein product: MLTKFETKSARVKGLSFHPKRPWVLASLHNGVIQLWDYRMCTLLDKFDEHDGPVRGICFHNQQPLFVSGGDDYKIKVWNYKQRRCIFTLLGHLDYIRTTMFHQEYPWILSASDDQTIRIWNWQSRTCICVLTGHNHYVMCAQFHPTEDIIVSASLDQTVRVWDISGLRKKNVAPGPGGLEDHLKNPGATDLFGQADAVVKYVLEGHDRGVNWACFHGTLPLIVSGADDRQIKMWRMNDAKAWEVDTCRGHYNNVSCVLFHPRQDLILSNSEDKSIRVWDMTKRTCLHTFRREHERFWVLAAHPTLNLFAAGHDSGMIIFKLERERPAYAVYGNLLYYVKDRFLRKLDFTTSKDTSVMQIRSAGKTGPYSMSYNQAENSVLICTRSPSNIENSTYDLYMIPREGDSNTDAEAKRASGYTATWVARNRFAVLDRAYSLVIKNLKNEVTKKVQIPNCDEIFYAGTGMLLLRDAEQVTLFDVQQKRTLAEVKISKCRYVVWSSDMSHVALLAKHTVNICNRRLESLCSVHENTRVKSGAWDDSGVFIYTTSNHIKYAISNGDHGIIRTLDLPIYVTRVKGNQVYCLDRECRPRILRIDPTEYKFKLALINRKYEEVLHMVRNANLVGQSIIAYLQQKGYPEVALHFVKDEKTRFGLALECGNIEVALEAARSLDQKSCWESLAQTALLQGNHQVVEMCYQRTKNFEKLSFLYLITGNLEKLRKMIKIAEIRKDVSGQYQGSLLLGDIYERAKILRSCGQASLAYVTEKIHGISNEEDDAQYESMSEELSALEKGAIYLRPPVPIQQAENNWPLLTVSKGFFEGAMMSRSRTQVAAALALEDDGTATPEGWGNDEELGIDDEEGVDAEIAPDGEENPGWDVEDVDLPPELEAATTTNEEGYYSPPTKGTSPTQHWMNNSKLVVDHILAGSFESAFRLLHNQVGVVEFEPYQSLFLNTFARSRTSYACLPNVPSLYGYPQRNWKDATPKTSVPAIGLHLSDLVQRLQVCYQLTTNGKFTKAIEKLQEILLSIPLLVVDTRQDIAEAQQLIQICREYILGLKMETERKSLPRGTLAEQKRICEMAAYFTHCNLQPVHQILTLQVAVNLFYKLKNYKTAGSFARRLLELGPNPELAQKIRVLLQSCDKNPVDEHKLAYDEHNPFSLCASTFMPIYKGKPEVKCPLCGASYNPQFKDTVCKICEVAMIGKEH
- the LOC105283851 gene encoding uncharacterized protein LOC105283851 — protein: MLNAVYIDHTSLQHPGSPLLNFIKFTSLSPHSRMVLLQLFAIIIFLLDASVRTYSVPYESTLAFSTTSRLIYTASESNPTFSGYSYATQDLNGDGSNVVFTTGVDSVSRLKNEMNLIYKASGKTMPDRYLQRDTLNKIPETSTSSEITLKKVETNMTKHENLESSVEILSEEKELSKTSEVNDNFVDYQVAPQHVSFVRVPYSAFRPNLLNLLPTVHAQYPISSNRIEDQYYSHNPYARLELPLHNFDFYNPAVPLFYQPAITISDSSFGLAPTTSEDIKTFTDSLVAKDSQANATESSASESNIVESRSNLETTTGIAEEILSNESPSTNKLESTTTSERAKEKIVTESISSTEVSETSVEQITENKASTEPASTEASSSM